Proteins encoded by one window of Govania unica:
- a CDS encoding ABC transporter ATP-binding protein translates to MTALLDVKDLTVRFEGRHCNVTAIDKLSFAINPGECVGIVGESGSGKSQTFLNLLGLKAANAQVSGSALFNGQEIINAPAKVMRTLRGNQISMIFQDSITGLTPHLKIGAQLEEVLMEHQNLSRAKARTEVLEMLEVVQIPEATRRLQMYPHELSGGMRQRVMIAMALLCKPKVLIADEPTTALDVTVQARILHILRKLKMHTDMAIFMITHDLGVIAGLCDRVIVMYAGRAVEMGTVDDIFYRPQHPYTRALLQSIPRLDADPDLRLLTIPGTPPSLAKMPAGCAFAPRCSEKIGRCETDRPDLTPRDGRPDHRAACYLGEHAA, encoded by the coding sequence ATGACCGCTTTACTTGACGTCAAAGATCTGACGGTCCGCTTCGAGGGCAGGCACTGCAATGTCACGGCCATCGACAAGCTGAGCTTTGCCATCAACCCCGGAGAATGCGTCGGCATCGTCGGCGAAAGTGGATCGGGCAAAAGCCAGACCTTTCTCAATCTCCTCGGGCTGAAGGCCGCCAATGCGCAGGTCAGCGGCTCGGCCCTGTTCAATGGTCAGGAAATCATCAACGCGCCTGCAAAAGTCATGCGGACCCTGCGCGGCAATCAGATTTCCATGATCTTCCAGGATTCGATCACCGGGCTTACGCCGCATCTCAAAATCGGCGCGCAGCTTGAAGAAGTGCTGATGGAGCATCAGAACCTCTCACGCGCGAAAGCCCGGACCGAGGTGCTTGAGATGCTGGAAGTCGTGCAGATTCCTGAGGCCACACGACGCCTGCAGATGTACCCCCATGAACTGTCGGGCGGCATGCGTCAGCGGGTGATGATCGCTATGGCGCTGCTGTGTAAACCCAAGGTCTTGATCGCCGACGAGCCGACCACCGCTCTTGATGTGACGGTGCAAGCGCGCATTCTGCATATTCTGCGCAAGCTCAAAATGCATACGGATATGGCCATTTTCATGATCACCCATGACCTTGGCGTGATCGCCGGGCTCTGTGATCGGGTCATTGTCATGTATGCCGGACGTGCGGTGGAGATGGGCACCGTGGATGATATTTTCTATCGCCCGCAGCATCCCTATACCCGGGCGCTGCTGCAATCCATTCCGCGCCTTGATGCCGATCCGGATTTGCGCTTGCTGACCATTCCCGGCACGCCGCCGAGCCTTGCGAAGATGCCTGCGGGCTGCGCCTTCGCCCCGCGCTGCAGCGAGAAAATCGGCCGTTGCGAGACGGATCGTCCGGATCTCACGCCGCGCGACGGTCGACCGGATCACCGCGCCGCCTGTTATCTTGGAGAGCATGCAGCATGA
- a CDS encoding ABC transporter permease codes for MIWTKRQRADTEQLLQKSGDAGRSLFSDAMDRFRRNRAAMISVYLLSIITLLAVFVPIFWPYQIEDMAWDYISTAPSLETFHLFGTDGNGRDLFVRVMYGGRISLTIGVLTTVVALIIGVTYGTFAGYTGGRVDNFMMRFVDILYAMPLLFLIILLVTVAGPNIYLVFLGIGAVEWLTMARIVRGQTLSIKRKEYVESALAIGLSGPRIIRRYIVPNIIGPVIVFVTLLIPTNIVVESYLSFLGLGVQEPLTSWGLLISQGATQLNTAPWLLIFPATLLSITMFCFNFIGDGLRDALDPRDR; via the coding sequence ATGATCTGGACCAAGCGCCAACGCGCCGATACGGAACAGTTGTTGCAAAAAAGCGGGGACGCCGGACGGTCTTTGTTCAGTGATGCCATGGACCGGTTCCGTCGCAACCGCGCCGCCATGATCAGCGTTTATCTGTTGTCCATCATCACGCTGCTTGCGGTTTTCGTGCCGATCTTCTGGCCCTATCAGATCGAAGACATGGCCTGGGATTATATCTCGACGGCGCCGTCTCTTGAGACCTTCCATCTGTTCGGAACCGACGGCAACGGCCGCGATCTGTTCGTGCGTGTCATGTATGGCGGCCGCATTTCGCTGACCATCGGCGTGTTGACCACGGTTGTGGCGCTGATCATCGGGGTCACTTACGGCACGTTTGCGGGATACACCGGCGGGCGCGTTGACAATTTCATGATGCGCTTTGTTGATATTCTTTATGCCATGCCGCTGTTATTCCTGATCATTCTGCTGGTCACCGTGGCTGGGCCGAATATCTATCTGGTGTTCCTGGGCATTGGTGCGGTCGAATGGCTGACTATGGCGCGCATCGTGCGCGGCCAGACGCTGTCGATCAAACGCAAGGAATATGTGGAATCGGCGCTGGCCATCGGCCTTAGCGGGCCGCGCATCATTCGCCGTTATATCGTGCCCAATATCATTGGCCCGGTGATCGTGTTCGTGACCTTGCTGATCCCGACCAATATCGTTGTGGAAAGCTATCTGAGCTTTCTTGGGCTTGGGGTGCAGGAGCCGTTGACGAGCTGGGGGCTTCTGATCTCCCAGGGCGCAACACAGTTGAACACCGCGCCCTGGCTTTTGATTTTCCCGGCCACCCTGCTGTCCATCACCATGTTCTGTTTCAATTTCATCGGTGACGGCTTGCGGGATGCCCTCGATCCCCGAGACCGCTAG
- the oppB gene encoding oligopeptide ABC transporter permease OppB — protein MVKYIIDRLMGAVPTFLVIITGAFFLMRLAPGGPFDDLADLPPEVLANIHDAYNLNEPLLSQYLHFIKNAVTGNLGPSFSYPDYNVSELLAIGLPVSIRLGLTAITIAVIIGSLIGIWAALRQNTKIDYTVMAVAMTGVAVPNFVIAPLMMLLFGVYLKLLPISGWNNGALAYMVLPVTALAIPKIAIIARLMRGSMLEILRSDYIRTARAKGMPERVVITRHALKAAALPLVSYLGPSIAAVMTGSVVVEVIFGLPGVGRYFVYGAINRDYPLVMGIVVFYATAIILLNLLVDILYGFLDPRVRQDKKS, from the coding sequence ATGGTAAAGTATATTATCGATCGCCTGATGGGCGCCGTTCCGACCTTTCTTGTGATCATCACCGGAGCGTTCTTTCTCATGCGGCTCGCCCCCGGTGGACCGTTTGATGATCTCGCCGATCTGCCGCCTGAAGTGCTGGCCAATATTCATGACGCCTATAATCTGAATGAGCCGCTGCTCTCGCAATATCTGCATTTCATCAAGAATGCGGTCACCGGCAATCTCGGCCCGTCTTTTTCCTATCCAGATTACAATGTTTCGGAACTGCTGGCGATCGGTCTGCCGGTCAGCATCCGGCTTGGCCTCACCGCCATCACCATCGCCGTCATCATCGGCAGCCTGATCGGCATCTGGGCCGCACTGCGCCAGAACACCAAGATCGATTACACCGTCATGGCCGTCGCCATGACCGGCGTCGCTGTGCCGAATTTTGTCATCGCTCCTTTGATGATGCTGCTGTTCGGGGTCTATCTGAAACTGCTGCCGATTTCGGGCTGGAACAATGGCGCGCTTGCTTACATGGTGCTGCCGGTGACGGCTTTGGCCATTCCAAAGATCGCCATCATTGCCCGCCTGATGCGCGGCAGCATGCTGGAGATCTTGCGCTCGGATTATATCCGCACGGCGCGGGCGAAGGGCATGCCGGAACGGGTGGTCATCACCCGCCATGCCTTGAAGGCCGCGGCGCTGCCGCTTGTGAGTTATCTTGGGCCGTCGATCGCCGCCGTCATGACCGGATCAGTCGTGGTCGAAGTGATTTTCGGACTGCCGGGCGTTGGCCGCTATTTCGTCTATGGCGCCATCAACCGTGATTATCCCCTGGTGATGGGCATCGTGGTGTTTTATGCGACGGCCATCATTCTTCTCAATCTTCTGGTCGATATCCTTTACGGCTTTCTCGATCCGCGCGTCAGGCAGGATAAGAAATCATGA
- a CDS encoding MFS transporter — MAPRPTPPSFEKSRRVNISLSFAVCFMARPGSSCNLSTYLLVLMLLYMYLFAQAHWCQIESPKAPDNSRSCPVMHVNQMDTMSTPSYKYAHAILLLVVFVDLLGFGILGPLIPFYVERLGATTETITVIIALYSLTQFIAMPVWGYLSDRIGRRPVLAISMAGHALSYVIMAYADSLWMMAFARIVGGVTSANLATAYAYMADTTDNKNRAKGLGRISAAFGLGFVLGPVIGGFLAGGDSVESANFMLPAFVAAGLSVLSFAGILLFLPESRPAAKKGDGAQKRPGFLTMLKLALGRPLIAMITGLCFLVITFVAMRESILPLWGHYLHGLSPVDIGILLSVSGGTVTLFQLIAIGPLTARFGEVILVKTAIFFYAIGWTGLVLSDTLIQMSSALCFTAVATAMFQTCLQSLLSQQAAAHERGTIMAVYQSSSSLARFSGQAMAGTAYGQIGPNAPFTLGVVAMFPAMVLIYFIGNRIRGLLRTDTSEVRPQE, encoded by the coding sequence ATGGCCCCAAGACCCACGCCACCCAGTTTCGAAAAGTCGCGCCGGGTGAACATCAGCTTGTCATTCGCAGTTTGTTTCATGGCGCGTCCTGGATCGTCGTGCAATTTGTCCACATATCTACTTGTCCTAATGTTATTATATATGTACCTATTTGCGCAAGCTCATTGGTGCCAGATTGAGTCTCCCAAAGCTCCGGACAATAGCCGTTCTTGCCCCGTTATGCATGTGAATCAGATGGATACTATGTCGACGCCTTCCTACAAGTATGCACATGCGATCCTGCTGCTGGTCGTTTTCGTCGACTTGCTGGGCTTTGGCATTCTCGGGCCGCTCATTCCGTTTTATGTGGAACGTCTGGGCGCCACCACAGAAACCATCACGGTCATTATCGCACTCTATTCATTGACGCAATTCATTGCCATGCCGGTCTGGGGCTATCTCAGCGACCGCATCGGACGCCGTCCTGTGCTGGCCATCAGCATGGCCGGGCACGCCCTGAGCTATGTCATCATGGCCTATGCAGATTCGCTGTGGATGATGGCTTTTGCGCGCATTGTCGGCGGCGTCACCTCGGCCAATCTTGCCACCGCTTATGCTTATATGGCGGACACCACCGACAATAAGAATCGCGCCAAAGGGCTTGGCCGTATTTCGGCGGCGTTCGGGCTTGGGTTTGTGCTCGGTCCGGTGATCGGTGGATTTCTTGCGGGCGGCGACAGCGTGGAGAGCGCCAATTTCATGTTGCCCGCCTTTGTTGCCGCCGGGCTTTCGGTGCTGTCCTTTGCCGGTATCCTGCTGTTCCTGCCGGAAAGCCGTCCCGCTGCCAAAAAGGGCGACGGCGCGCAAAAGCGGCCCGGCTTCCTGACCATGCTGAAATTGGCGCTTGGGCGGCCGCTGATTGCCATGATCACCGGGTTGTGTTTTCTTGTGATCACCTTTGTTGCCATGCGCGAATCCATTCTGCCGCTTTGGGGGCATTATCTGCATGGCCTGAGCCCGGTCGATATCGGCATTCTTCTGAGCGTCAGTGGCGGGACGGTCACACTGTTCCAGCTCATCGCCATCGGTCCGTTGACCGCACGTTTTGGCGAAGTCATACTCGTCAAAACGGCCATATTCTTTTATGCGATTGGTTGGACGGGATTGGTTTTATCCGACACTCTGATTCAGATGTCTTCTGCGCTGTGCTTTACCGCCGTCGCGACAGCCATGTTCCAGACCTGCCTCCAGAGCCTGCTGTCGCAACAGGCCGCCGCCCATGAACGGGGCACCATCATGGCGGTCTATCAATCAAGTAGCAGTCTTGCCCGTTTCAGTGGTCAGGCCATGGCCGGGACCGCCTATGGCCAGATCGGGCCGAACGCGCCGTTTACTCTGGGCGTGGTCGCCATGTTCCCGGCCATGGTCCTGATTTATTTCATCGGCAACCGCATCCGCGGCCTGCTACGGACGGACACCTCCGAGGTACGACCGCAAGAGTGA
- a CDS encoding xanthine dehydrogenase family protein molybdopterin-binding subunit, with the protein MKQTANDKLMFTRRDFSKLGGVGLGAMLLGFWITPGRVGQALAATDGGRDFSALMAAYIEITPDNIVHLVTPEAEMGQGVQTSLPAILAEELEADWARVVVRLSGAGEIYNNPEKKMQATGRSLAVRGYFELLREVGATARMMLCQAAAASWQADLADCYAEQSHVIHRKTGARLRYADLVEAAAKLPLPAKVTLKSPRDFKIIGHDIARKDIPDKVTGRATFGVDVMLPDMLVASVAMPPAFGGTLVSFDEAAALAVPGVVAAVRISTGLAVAAQSYWQARQGIEAAQPQFDAGPNGEKSSDDVLADLKAGLSEPGIEARKDGSLDALATAATRLGGDYTVPYLAHTTMEPMSCTAHVRADGCELWTPSQGPVRARDDVAKLLGIDPSKVKVNRTFLGGGFGRRWQTDFATQAVEISRAVKKPVKLIWSREEDVQHDYYRPAFAMRFDAGLTAKGKLESLHIRVSGASIGEWGKPPRPGVLDRQATSGLSDSHYRIPNFQVECVTRRGFVPIGTWRSVGHSQNGFFFEGMIDELAHAAKADPLAFRRELIGDHPRFTPLFEEITRMSNWKKSPAKGRVRGIAVTESYGSYVAEVIEISVSKDKKIKIHNINCVIDCGFAVNPAHVARQMESGIIYGLSAAMTGKITIANGAVEQSNFHDYPALAMAEVPPITVKVLANAKELNAKEIGGAGEPGLPPIAPALVNAIFAATGERIRDLPLADHGYELV; encoded by the coding sequence ATGAAACAAACTGCGAATGACAAGCTGATGTTCACCCGGCGCGACTTTTCGAAACTGGGTGGCGTGGGTCTTGGGGCCATGTTGCTTGGGTTCTGGATCACGCCCGGCCGGGTCGGGCAGGCGCTTGCGGCGACTGACGGCGGACGTGATTTTTCGGCCCTGATGGCGGCCTATATTGAAATCACCCCGGACAATATCGTGCATCTCGTCACCCCCGAGGCCGAAATGGGGCAGGGCGTGCAGACCTCGCTTCCGGCGATTCTGGCTGAGGAGCTTGAGGCCGATTGGGCGCGGGTTGTGGTGCGTTTGTCGGGTGCCGGTGAAATCTACAACAATCCCGAAAAGAAAATGCAGGCCACCGGCCGCAGCCTTGCCGTGCGCGGTTATTTTGAACTGCTGCGCGAGGTCGGGGCCACGGCGCGCATGATGCTTTGTCAGGCGGCAGCGGCATCCTGGCAGGCCGATCTTGCCGACTGTTACGCCGAACAAAGCCATGTCATTCACCGCAAGACCGGCGCCCGTCTGCGCTATGCTGACCTTGTGGAGGCGGCGGCGAAGCTTCCGCTGCCCGCCAAAGTCACGCTCAAATCGCCGCGCGATTTCAAAATCATCGGCCATGATATCGCGCGCAAGGATATCCCAGACAAGGTCACCGGCCGTGCCACCTTCGGGGTCGATGTGATGCTGCCCGACATGTTGGTGGCGTCTGTCGCCATGCCGCCTGCGTTCGGCGGCACGCTTGTCTCCTTCGATGAGGCGGCGGCGCTCGCCGTGCCCGGCGTCGTTGCGGCTGTGCGTATTTCAACGGGCCTCGCCGTCGCGGCGCAAAGCTACTGGCAGGCCCGTCAGGGGATCGAGGCGGCGCAACCGCAATTCGACGCCGGTCCGAACGGCGAAAAATCCAGCGACGACGTGCTCGCCGACCTCAAGGCCGGGCTTTCCGAACCCGGGATCGAGGCGCGGAAAGACGGCTCACTCGACGCGCTCGCCACAGCGGCCACGCGCCTTGGTGGCGATTACACCGTGCCCTATCTTGCCCACACCACCATGGAACCCATGAGCTGCACAGCCCATGTGCGCGCAGATGGCTGCGAACTCTGGACACCATCGCAAGGTCCAGTGCGAGCGCGCGACGATGTGGCAAAGCTGCTCGGCATCGATCCGTCCAAGGTCAAGGTCAACCGCACGTTTCTCGGCGGCGGTTTCGGCCGTCGCTGGCAAACCGATTTTGCCACTCAGGCCGTTGAAATCTCGCGCGCCGTCAAAAAGCCGGTCAAGCTGATCTGGAGCCGCGAAGAAGACGTCCAGCATGATTATTACCGCCCGGCCTTCGCCATGCGCTTTGATGCGGGACTGACGGCCAAGGGTAAACTCGAATCGCTGCATATCCGTGTGAGCGGCGCATCCATCGGCGAATGGGGCAAGCCGCCGCGTCCCGGTGTGCTCGATCGTCAGGCAACCTCGGGGCTTTCCGACAGTCACTACCGCATTCCGAATTTTCAGGTTGAATGCGTGACCCGGCGCGGCTTTGTGCCGATCGGCACCTGGCGCTCGGTCGGTCATTCACAGAACGGTTTTTTCTTTGAAGGCATGATCGATGAATTGGCCCATGCGGCAAAGGCCGATCCGCTTGCCTTCCGCCGCGAGCTGATCGGCGATCATCCGCGTTTTACGCCGCTGTTCGAAGAAATCACCCGCATGAGCAATTGGAAAAAGTCCCCGGCCAAAGGCCGTGTGCGTGGTATTGCAGTGACGGAATCCTACGGATCTTATGTGGCCGAAGTGATAGAAATCAGCGTGTCGAAAGACAAAAAGATCAAGATCCACAATATCAATTGCGTCATCGATTGCGGCTTCGCAGTCAATCCCGCCCATGTGGCGCGGCAGATGGAAAGCGGCATCATCTATGGCCTGAGCGCGGCCATGACCGGCAAGATCACCATTGCGAACGGCGCGGTGGAGCAATCGAATTTCCATGATTATCCAGCCCTCGCCATGGCCGAGGTCCCACCGATTACGGTCAAGGTTCTCGCCAACGCCAAGGAACTGAACGCGAAAGAAATCGGTGGCGCGGGCGAACCCGGTCTGCCGCCTATTGCGCCCGCGCTGGTGAATGCTATTTTCGCGGCAACCGGCGAGCGCATTCGCGATCTGCCGCTTGCCGATCACGGTTACGAACTGGTCTGA
- a CDS encoding formylglycine-generating enzyme family protein, giving the protein MAILRAVAFVILSGIGLTACATDLGHQRAVKDCADCPEMVTIPAGNFVMGRDGGEEGRYEGPAHAVTVASFALGRTEITNAQFAAFVKATGHQTLPGCQVYPKPTDGSDLKYGWRDPGYGRAPKPTEPVACVSWKDAQIYVAWLAKKTGKAYRLPTEAEWEYAARAGSTTAFHWGDNADEGCTYANMYDKSGLVNGFKWAAAQCDSGFAKVAPVASLKPNAFGLYDMLGNVWEWVSDCYVVPYGSTSSASVEVEGPCDRRSVRGGSWITRPDRNSVTFRGRDPEDTRFSMFGFRVALDLAKN; this is encoded by the coding sequence ATGGCGATCTTGCGCGCAGTTGCGTTTGTTATTTTAAGCGGGATCGGTCTCACCGCTTGCGCGACGGATCTCGGTCACCAAAGGGCGGTGAAAGACTGCGCTGATTGCCCGGAGATGGTGACGATCCCGGCCGGTAATTTCGTCATGGGCCGCGACGGCGGGGAAGAGGGACGTTATGAAGGTCCGGCGCACGCGGTGACGGTCGCGTCCTTCGCGCTCGGCCGCACCGAAATCACCAATGCACAATTCGCAGCCTTTGTGAAAGCCACCGGCCATCAAACTTTGCCCGGCTGTCAGGTTTATCCAAAACCCACAGACGGCAGCGATCTCAAATATGGCTGGCGCGATCCGGGCTATGGCCGCGCGCCCAAACCGACGGAACCTGTCGCTTGCGTCAGCTGGAAAGACGCCCAAATCTATGTGGCCTGGCTCGCGAAAAAGACCGGGAAAGCTTACCGTCTGCCGACCGAAGCCGAATGGGAATATGCCGCCCGCGCCGGCAGCACAACGGCGTTTCACTGGGGTGACAATGCCGACGAAGGCTGCACCTACGCCAACATGTATGACAAATCGGGTCTCGTGAACGGCTTCAAATGGGCCGCCGCACAATGCGACAGCGGCTTCGCCAAGGTGGCCCCGGTGGCGTCGCTCAAACCAAATGCCTTCGGTCTGTACGACATGCTCGGCAATGTGTGGGAATGGGTATCTGATTGTTACGTGGTGCCCTATGGTAGCACCAGTTCCGCCTCGGTCGAAGTGGAAGGTCCCTGCGACCGTCGCAGTGTGCGCGGTGGCAGTTGGATCACCCGTCCGGACCGCAACAGCGTCACCTTCCGCGGCCGCGATCCAGAAGATACGCGGTTCAGCATGTTCGGCTTCCGCGTCGCTCTCGATCTTGCTAAAAACTAA